One genomic window of Hyperolius riggenbachi isolate aHypRig1 chromosome 7, aHypRig1.pri, whole genome shotgun sequence includes the following:
- the LOC137524136 gene encoding oocyte zinc finger protein XlCOF22-like isoform X3, translated as MTISMRMDEDQSHTTERIVMLNLEVICLLTGEEYEVVKKTSGETPGSRLHDPSTISVPPPHSLTPRRNNVKKILEVINKMIELLTGQVPMRCQDVTVYFSMEEWQYLEGHKDLYKDFMMENQLPLTSPGGSSNRTSPERYTGPLYSQDCTQEDPTIPHPHEGEEVTDVKLEDGDDEETHVKEEQQSAEESDMMGTSDLRMPLPDCGAEDNVATLHLPAGKSIAENILSWYHHEDKSPDLSNPEEPPDRSHPVTSNTHPKCHSADRSGDSSYSEKCSSNSFTDREGGGKSYQCSECGKCCKNTSHLAAHVRVHTGEQQFPCSECGKCFSQKTHLLVHQRTHTGERPYSCPECGKCFSGKSNLYEHQRHHTGERPYSCPECGKCFSEKSTLKTHQRSHTGERPYSCPQCGKCFSQQAHLPAHLRSHTGERPHSCPECGKCFSDKSTLNIHQRTHTGERPYSCSECGKSFCQKGNLLRHQRSHTGEHPYSCSECGKSFSDKSHLLRHQRSHTGEHPYSCSECGKSFSDKSNLLRHQRSHTGERPHSCPECGKCFSRKAHLITHQRSHTEERL; from the exons ATGACCATATcaatgaggatggatgaggaccaaAGTCACACGACTGAGAGGATAGTAATGCTCAACCTGGAGGTCATctgcctgctgactggagag GAGTATGAAGTAGTGAAGAAGACATCTGGTGAGACTCCTGGTAGCCGTCTTCATGACCCATCCACCATCTCAGTGCCTCCACCTCACTCCCTGACACCTCGGAGAAACAATGTGAAGAAGATTCTAGAAGTCATAAACAagatgattgagctgctgacgggACAG GTCCCTATGAGGTGTCAGGATGTCAcagtctatttctccatggaggagtggcagtatttagaaggacacaaggacctctacaaggacttcatgatggagaatcagctgcccctcacatcaccag gtggatccagtaacagaacctCACCGGAGagatatacaggtcctctttattcccaggattgtacaCAGGAAGATCCAACCATCCCCCACCCTCATGAG GGTGAAGAAGTGACGGATGTGAAGCTGGAGGATGGAGATGATGAAGAGACACATGTGAAGGAGGAGCAgcagtctgcagaggagagtgacatgatggggaccagTGACTTAAGGATGCCACTTCCAG ATTGTGGTGCAGAAGATAATGTTGCCACACTACATTTACCAGCAGGAAAATCCATTGCGGAAAATATACTCAGCTGGTATCACCATGAGGACAAATCACCAGATCTCTCCAATCCTGAGGAACCTCCTGATAGATCCCATCCTGTTACCTCAAATACCCATCCAAAGTGTCACAGTGCCGATAGATCAGGAGATTCGTCTTATTCTGAGAAATGTTCCAGTAACTCTTTTACTGATAGAGAGGGAGGTGGGAAGAGTTATCAGtgctcagaatgtgggaaatgttgtaAAAACACATCACATCTTGCTGCACATGTGAGAGTACATACCGGGGAGCAGCAATttccatgttctgagtgtgggaaatgtttcagtcagaaaaCTCATCTTCTTGtacatcagagaactcacacaggagagcgtccttattcatgtccagagtgtgggaaatgtttcagtgggAAATCTAATCTTTATGAACATCAGAGacatcacacaggagagcgtccttattcatgtccagagtgtgggaaatgtttcagtgagAAATCTACTCTTAAgacacatcagagaagtcacacaggagagcgtccttattcatgcccacaatgtgggaaatgtttcagtcagcAAGCTCATCTTCCTGCGCATCttagaagtcacacaggagagcgtcctcattcatgtccagagtgtgggaaatgtttcagtgatAAATCTACTCTTAATatacatcagagaactcacaccggagagcgtccttattcatgttcagagtgtgggaaatctttctGTCAGAAAGGTAATCTTCttagacatcagagaagtcacacaggagagcatccttattcatgttcagagtgtgggaaatcgtTCAGTGATAAATCTCATCTTCttagacatcagagaagtcacacaggagagcatccttattcatgttcagagtgtgggaaatctttcagTGATAAATCTAATCTTCTTAGACATCAgcgaagtcacacaggagagcgtcctcattcatgtccagagtgtgggaaatgtttcagtcggAAAGCTCATCTTATtacacatcagagaagtcacacagaagAGCGTCTTTAG